A region from the Actinomycetota bacterium genome encodes:
- a CDS encoding cytochrome c biogenesis protein ResB has product MSTEKAAVIADTDPDKNIFGKTTSDFLILAITAVTMLVLDVVLSIAYYRSATAPDLRWLLALIDIIVALTAYGAFGGRVNRMLLSMKLALTLLFVILILAVLGTIIPQGETVLTSDWPKNPLYGLYTHIGLFDMYRSRWFLALLYLLGFNLSFCIFDRLPTAMRRALRPRTDVKELFIRKCPAAAVLDGAGEKGFEASKQILSNHRYHLRKGPPGMAMAEKGRWSGLASIAFHLSFLFIGLGAIIAGTLGFSERLEVPDTMTAPIPHTDLRVTNHKFTMDTEPVKDGDRVIGYRPSLYSSDLELFQNGQSLDSKTITVNSPMGYSSSNWLVTLLISNKVILHQSSYYQSPSGGYVSVLEATYKPGKSLVYVGFGLMMAGICGIYFPHRRIWLKMGESGELIMGGRSHRSKVTFQNEFERIVAELRLKLGKQEAK; this is encoded by the coding sequence TTGAGTACTGAAAAGGCAGCAGTGATAGCAGACACGGATCCGGACAAGAACATCTTCGGAAAGACTACGTCCGACTTCCTGATCCTGGCGATCACGGCGGTGACGATGCTGGTCCTCGACGTCGTGCTGTCGATCGCATATTACCGCAGCGCCACGGCTCCCGACCTTCGCTGGCTGCTGGCGCTGATCGACATCATAGTCGCCCTTACTGCTTATGGCGCTTTCGGCGGCCGCGTCAACCGCATGCTGCTTTCGATGAAACTGGCGCTGACGCTCCTGTTTGTGATCCTGATCCTGGCAGTGCTGGGCACGATCATCCCGCAGGGGGAGACGGTGCTTACGTCTGACTGGCCCAAGAATCCGCTCTATGGTCTTTATACTCACATCGGCCTGTTCGACATGTACCGGTCACGCTGGTTCCTGGCGCTGCTTTACCTGCTTGGGTTCAACCTCAGCTTCTGCATCTTCGACCGCCTGCCGACCGCGATGCGGCGCGCGCTCAGGCCCCGCACCGACGTCAAGGAGCTCTTCATCCGGAAGTGTCCGGCTGCGGCGGTCCTCGACGGCGCCGGGGAAAAAGGTTTCGAGGCTTCCAAGCAGATCCTTTCGAATCATCGCTACCATCTGCGCAAGGGCCCGCCCGGCATGGCGATGGCGGAAAAGGGCCGCTGGAGCGGCCTGGCTTCGATCGCCTTCCATCTGAGTTTTCTGTTCATCGGGCTGGGCGCCATCATCGCCGGCACTCTGGGATTCAGCGAGCGCCTGGAAGTGCCGGACACCATGACCGCGCCGATTCCGCACACCGATCTGAGGGTCACCAACCACAAGTTCACCATGGATACCGAGCCGGTCAAGGACGGAGACCGGGTCATCGGTTACCGGCCCTCGCTCTATTCGAGCGACCTGGAGCTGTTCCAGAACGGCCAGTCGCTGGATTCCAAGACGATCACGGTTAACAGTCCCATGGGCTATTCCTCTTCCAACTGGCTCGTAACACTGTTAATCTCGAATAAGGTGATCCTTCACCAGAGCAGTTATTACCAGTCTCCCAGCGGCGGTTACGTCAGCGTTCTGGAGGCCACTTACAAACCAGGCAAATCGCTGGTGTATGTGGGTTTCGGGCTGATGATGGCAGGCATCTGCGGGATCTATTTCCCACACCGGCGTATCTGGCTGAAGATGGGCGAATCGGGAGAGCTGATCATGGGCGGCCGCAGCCACAGGTCGAAAGTGACATTCCAGAACGAATTCGAACGCATCGTCGCCGAGCTAAGACTGAAATTGGGCAAACAGGAGGCCAAGTAG
- a CDS encoding NHL repeat-containing protein codes for MQQNKGKLIVLGVLVIALGFTGLLISRKSSEKGKPIAGTSFSLMTTIYDLKTPLGIAIDGDENIYVSDTGNSRIALYDRDGILQFQLGSVTDDKGQELKFYSPYGLAVDDANNKLYVCDYSVRVLDKAGNFLYNLTPPPEAIVNAPGEGAARPNEVAVYKDRVYVTSRDGIYVFDDKGKYITHWGTRGAAVGQFDFPNGITVDPATGNLFVVDTNNWRLTSLTPDGKTRWAIGNWTDANISSPFHLPRSVTVGPNGLLYVSDVPDRILVFDLDGNLKSIIGERGDQDAQLNFPEGLAVSPTNKLYLDDRENGRVQIWQLTDNLPVPGTPEVDKFAKAKRSFDAAGKQIKNTSTTAAPAAGQ; via the coding sequence ATGCAACAGAACAAAGGCAAACTGATCGTACTGGGCGTTCTGGTCATCGCCCTTGGTTTCACGGGGCTTCTGATCTCCCGGAAATCCAGTGAGAAAGGCAAACCGATCGCGGGCACTTCATTCAGCCTGATGACCACTATCTACGATCTCAAGACCCCGCTGGGAATAGCTATCGACGGCGATGAGAACATCTACGTCAGCGATACCGGCAACAGCCGCATCGCTCTCTACGACCGCGACGGTATCTTGCAATTCCAGCTCGGCAGCGTCACCGACGACAAGGGGCAGGAGCTCAAGTTCTATTCTCCTTACGGCCTGGCCGTGGATGACGCCAACAACAAACTTTACGTCTGTGACTACTCGGTGAGGGTGCTCGACAAGGCCGGCAATTTTCTCTACAACCTGACGCCACCCCCCGAAGCGATCGTCAACGCGCCCGGCGAAGGCGCGGCCCGTCCCAACGAGGTTGCTGTCTACAAGGACAGGGTCTATGTGACCAGCCGGGACGGCATCTATGTATTCGATGACAAGGGTAAATACATCACTCACTGGGGAACCAGGGGCGCCGCCGTGGGACAGTTTGATTTCCCCAACGGCATAACCGTGGATCCGGCGACCGGCAACCTCTTCGTGGTCGACACCAACAACTGGCGGCTGACTTCGCTGACACCGGACGGCAAGACGCGCTGGGCCATCGGCAACTGGACTGACGCCAACATCAGCAGTCCCTTCCATCTGCCGCGGTCTGTCACCGTCGGCCCCAACGGCCTCCTGTACGTGAGCGACGTCCCGGATCGTATCCTGGTATTCGATCTGGACGGCAACCTCAAATCCATCATCGGCGAGCGCGGTGACCAGGATGCCCAGCTTAACTTCCCGGAAGGATTGGCTGTGAGCCCCACTAACAAGCTTTATCTCGACGACCGGGAGAACGGCCGGGTGCAGATCTGGCAGCTGACCGACAATCTGCCGGTGCCGGGAACCCCCGAAGTGGACAAGTTCGCCAAAGCCAAACGCAGTTTTGACGCCGCGGGCAAGCAGATAAAAAACACCAGCACGACCGCGGCGCCGGCCGCGGGTCAATAA
- a CDS encoding tetratricopeptide repeat protein has product MEEEAAIQFQSTEGKNSAMTSKILNIAIGIAAVALLVTGGVLAYLHFRPADNPSSLERTLQKWQQAVDADPGNSLLRANLGATYLDMGDTDNAIKELRLALDQQPDSFTYMFKLGMAYRQAGNMDDAVTMFQGSADSNPKTEKYASLFEVANTYMMKGDLGQAKDFCQQSIEDNGMIWNSHYLMGQLLEKDGDNEGAKTQYETAIKFNPDESSLREALQRVSG; this is encoded by the coding sequence ATGGAGGAAGAGGCTGCGATCCAGTTTCAAAGCACCGAAGGCAAGAATTCAGCAATGACATCAAAAATTTTAAATATCGCCATCGGCATCGCGGCCGTGGCTCTTCTCGTGACCGGAGGCGTTCTGGCTTATCTTCATTTCCGTCCCGCCGACAACCCCAGTTCTTTGGAGAGGACGTTGCAGAAATGGCAACAGGCGGTAGACGCCGACCCCGGCAATTCGCTGCTGAGGGCCAATCTTGGCGCCACCTATCTGGACATGGGCGACACCGACAACGCCATCAAGGAGCTTCGCCTGGCCCTGGACCAGCAACCTGACAGCTTTACCTACATGTTCAAGCTGGGCATGGCCTACCGGCAGGCGGGAAATATGGATGACGCCGTCACCATGTTCCAGGGTTCGGCTGACAGCAACCCCAAGACCGAGAAATATGCGTCGCTGTTTGAGGTCGCCAACACATACATGATGAAAGGCGACCTGGGGCAGGCGAAGGATTTCTGCCAGCAGAGCATCGAAGACAACGGCATGATCTGGAATTCGCATTATCTGATGGGGCAGCTGCTGGAAAAGGATGGCGACAACGAGGGCGCCAAGACCCAGTACGAGACCGCCATCAAGTTCAACCCCGATGAATCTTCGCTGCGGGAGGCGCTGCAGAGAGTATCCGGCTAG
- a CDS encoding class I SAM-dependent methyltransferase: protein MNDVLSLYAHAPRMTRAFLRGRVFLSDLEFVESFVPKGGTVVDLGCGYGLFSNLLAVRGPGRQVRGIDIDCARIDEARRTIGSRGNIEFICSGLEQLDESGCAAITIADVLYLLPHADQVRLLGECFRRLADGGVLVWKAQDRRPRWKYAFTYIQELIATSSGLTKGRRSRLTFMSREEAAAAMQKSGFEVRIVEMRSWRPYTDVLYLGRKNPPQVFPERRSPGKIQTETV, encoded by the coding sequence ATGAATGACGTGCTGTCCCTGTATGCGCACGCTCCCCGGATGACTCGCGCCTTTCTCCGGGGAAGGGTGTTCCTCAGCGACCTGGAGTTCGTTGAAAGCTTTGTCCCCAAAGGGGGCACGGTCGTCGACCTCGGCTGCGGCTACGGCCTGTTTTCCAACCTTCTGGCAGTGCGCGGGCCGGGACGTCAGGTTAGGGGAATCGACATCGACTGCGCCCGGATCGACGAGGCTCGCCGCACGATCGGCAGCCGCGGCAACATCGAATTCATCTGTTCCGGCCTCGAGCAACTCGATGAATCCGGCTGCGCCGCCATCACTATCGCCGACGTGCTCTACCTGCTGCCCCATGCCGATCAGGTCAGGCTGCTGGGAGAATGCTTCCGCAGGCTGGCGGATGGCGGCGTGCTGGTATGGAAGGCCCAGGACAGGCGGCCGCGATGGAAGTACGCTTTTACCTACATTCAGGAGCTGATCGCCACTTCTTCGGGTTTGACCAAGGGCAGACGGAGCCGGCTGACATTCATGAGCCGTGAGGAAGCTGCGGCCGCGATGCAAAAATCGGGTTTTGAGGTCAGGATCGTCGAAATGCGAAGCTGGCGGCCTTATACCGACGTTCTCTACCTCGGCCGCAAAAACCCCCCTCAGGTATTTCCTGAGAGGCGCTCACCTGGGAAGATCCAGACAGAAACCGTCTGA
- a CDS encoding glycosyltransferase family 39 protein, with product MPAPAGKRTDWIIAAGLFALTFLSRIPFRTAMLYAWDSVLYTRAIGHFDVTIDQPQPPGHVFYVGLVWLVNHATGDANSAMVWISIFFSAAAVAALFWLGKAIFNRDAGLIAALLLATSLSFWAYGEAAYPYTLLAFLSISLAGAGWRLWQGSANWLIPAGLLLGLASGFRQDLLPFMLPLLILGAWNKGWWRQAGSALLLVGGIAAWYIPSALLSGGFGPYQDASSRQSEYLLTYFSIFGRGAAGLWTNTSALGRFLLFGSAAAAALLLLLIVVLSRHETRRLLRDRRLAFLLVWMAPSVLFYALIHVGEYGYVFSFLPALLLLLAWTLQVWAGSSRLTWMVAVPLLLVNLLLFLVLSPPLSANRLAARDDILRSKIATIEQNFDPDTTLIVSVFDYQQARFYLPGYRNWTFDPSVEKHPAAALPPAVRNVVIFEEYLSPGVPGAMKLPLDRDQTLFYLSSGGSATLRIDWDNRKVYLEDE from the coding sequence GTGCCCGCCCCGGCAGGCAAACGGACAGACTGGATAATCGCCGCGGGCCTGTTCGCCCTTACTTTCCTGTCACGCATTCCTTTCCGCACCGCCATGCTCTACGCCTGGGATTCAGTCCTCTACACGCGGGCGATCGGCCACTTTGACGTCACCATCGATCAGCCGCAACCGCCCGGCCACGTCTTTTATGTAGGACTCGTCTGGCTCGTCAACCACGCCACCGGCGACGCCAACTCCGCCATGGTCTGGATCAGCATCTTCTTCTCCGCGGCCGCGGTGGCGGCGCTGTTCTGGCTGGGGAAGGCCATCTTCAACCGCGACGCCGGCCTGATCGCGGCGCTGCTTCTGGCCACCAGCCTCAGCTTCTGGGCTTACGGCGAGGCGGCCTATCCCTATACGCTGCTGGCTTTCCTGAGTATCTCCCTTGCGGGCGCCGGCTGGCGGCTCTGGCAGGGCTCGGCGAACTGGCTGATACCCGCCGGACTGCTGCTGGGCCTGGCCTCGGGTTTCCGCCAGGATCTGCTGCCCTTCATGCTGCCGCTGCTGATCTTGGGAGCCTGGAACAAGGGATGGTGGCGCCAGGCCGGATCCGCCCTGCTGCTGGTTGGCGGCATCGCCGCCTGGTACATTCCCTCGGCTCTCCTGTCCGGCGGATTCGGGCCCTATCAGGACGCCTCGTCCCGGCAGAGCGAATATCTGCTGACCTATTTTTCCATCTTCGGCCGCGGCGCCGCGGGGCTCTGGACCAACACCTCCGCCCTGGGGAGGTTCCTGCTCTTCGGGAGTGCGGCCGCGGCGGCGCTGCTGCTGCTGTTGATCGTGGTTCTGTCCAGGCATGAGACGCGACGGTTGCTGCGCGATCGCAGGCTTGCCTTCCTGCTGGTCTGGATGGCGCCCAGCGTTCTTTTCTATGCCCTCATCCATGTCGGTGAATATGGTTACGTCTTCTCGTTCCTGCCGGCGCTGCTGCTGCTGCTGGCCTGGACGCTGCAGGTCTGGGCGGGCTCCTCGAGGCTCACCTGGATGGTCGCCGTGCCTCTGCTGCTTGTGAACCTGCTGCTGTTCCTGGTGCTGTCGCCGCCGCTCTCGGCCAACCGCCTGGCGGCGCGAGATGACATCCTGCGCTCGAAGATCGCCACCATCGAACAGAACTTCGATCCGGACACGACCCTGATCGTCTCCGTTTTTGATTACCAGCAGGCCCGTTTTTACCTGCCCGGATACCGCAACTGGACCTTCGACCCTTCGGTCGAAAAACACCCGGCTGCGGCCCTGCCGCCGGCTGTCCGGAACGTTGTCATCTTCGAGGAGTATCTCTCGCCTGGGGTTCCCGGCGCCATGAAGCTGCCGCTTGACCGCGATCAGACCCTCTTTTATCTCAGCAGCGGCGGAAGCGCCACGCTCAGGATCGATTGGGACAACAGGAAGGTATATCTTGAGGATGAATGA
- a CDS encoding Lrp/AsnC family transcriptional regulator, with protein sequence MPRVFSPKEMELVRLLQDDIPLTPAPFADIAAAAGMTEEEVLGKMKEWLADGTIRRFGAMVRHQRLGYKANAMSAWNVPDERAEEVGRAFAESVEVSHCYQRPRAENWSYNVFAMIHAATREECDQVAAGLSRKVGIDDYELLFSSREFKKISMRYFVE encoded by the coding sequence ATGCCTAGGGTCTTTTCCCCAAAGGAAATGGAACTGGTGCGGCTGCTGCAGGACGACATCCCCCTGACGCCGGCTCCGTTCGCGGACATCGCCGCCGCCGCCGGTATGACCGAGGAGGAAGTGCTGGGCAAGATGAAGGAATGGCTGGCCGACGGCACAATCCGCCGCTTCGGGGCGATGGTGCGCCATCAACGCCTCGGCTACAAGGCCAACGCCATGAGCGCCTGGAACGTTCCCGACGAGCGCGCCGAGGAGGTAGGCCGCGCCTTTGCCGAGTCGGTCGAGGTCAGCCATTGTTATCAGCGCCCGAGGGCGGAGAACTGGAGTTATAATGTCTTTGCCATGATCCACGCCGCGACCCGCGAGGAATGCGACCAGGTGGCGGCCGGACTTTCCCGCAAGGTGGGCATCGACGATTACGAGCTGCTTTTCAGCAGCCGGGAATTCAAGAAGATCAGCATGAGATATTTCGTGGAGTGA
- a CDS encoding AsnC family transcriptional regulator, with translation MDDTDKKIVTLIQASFPVTAHPYAEIGAQLGLGEEEVIERIRGIKDSGEIRRMGASFDSRKLGYASTLCAVHVPPEKLENAVEVVNSYLNVTHNYERNHHYNMWFTLIAPSRERISGILAEMEERAGIGPIINLPADKLFKIQVDLPVIADA, from the coding sequence ATGGATGACACCGACAAAAAAATCGTAACGCTGATACAGGCCAGCTTCCCGGTCACCGCGCATCCCTACGCCGAGATCGGCGCTCAGCTGGGCCTCGGCGAGGAAGAGGTCATCGAGCGCATCAGGGGCATCAAGGATTCCGGCGAGATCCGCCGCATGGGCGCTTCTTTCGATTCGCGCAAGCTCGGCTATGCCAGCACCCTCTGCGCCGTGCACGTTCCTCCGGAAAAGCTCGAAAACGCCGTCGAGGTCGTAAATTCCTATCTCAATGTCACCCACAATTACGAACGCAACCACCACTACAACATGTGGTTCACGCTGATAGCCCCGAGCCGCGAGCGCATCAGCGGCATCCTCGCCGAGATGGAAGAGCGGGCCGGCATCGGCCCCATCATCAACCTTCCCGCCGACAAGCTGTTCAAGATCCAGGTCGACCTGCCGGTGATCGCGGATGCCTAG
- the ahbD gene encoding heme b synthase: MVAWEVTRRCNLSCRHCRAAANKGPYPGELSTEKAFQIIDEIAAVGSPIVILTGGDPMLRENVFEIARYGTEKGLKMVMSPCGTLLNEENARRLKESGIDRISLSVDGATAETHDAFRRVPGAFEEVMDGIKAARKAGLEFQINTTVTKVNLAELPDILQLAIDLGAVAFHPFLLVPTGRAKDELADQELSPSQYEETLNWVYDQRETVPLNFKPTCAPHYYRILRQRAHAEGKKVTVETHGMDAMSKGCLGGQGFCFISYKGEVQICGFLDVKCGDLNEQSFGDVWHNSPVFREMRDLEGYHGRCGYCEYRRFCGGCRARAYEETGDYLAEEPYCVYEPKARKKT; the protein is encoded by the coding sequence CTGGTCGCCTGGGAAGTAACCCGCCGCTGCAACCTTTCCTGCCGGCACTGCCGCGCCGCGGCCAACAAGGGCCCCTATCCGGGCGAGCTCTCGACTGAAAAAGCCTTCCAGATAATCGACGAGATCGCGGCCGTGGGCAGTCCTATCGTCATCCTTACCGGCGGCGATCCCATGTTGCGCGAAAACGTTTTCGAGATCGCCCGCTACGGCACCGAAAAGGGCCTGAAGATGGTGATGTCCCCCTGCGGCACTCTTCTGAATGAGGAAAACGCCCGGCGGCTCAAGGAGTCCGGCATCGACCGCATCTCGCTGAGCGTCGACGGCGCCACCGCTGAGACCCACGACGCTTTCCGCCGCGTGCCCGGCGCCTTCGAAGAAGTCATGGACGGCATCAAGGCGGCCAGAAAGGCCGGCCTCGAGTTTCAGATCAACACAACCGTGACCAAAGTCAACCTGGCCGAACTGCCCGACATCCTGCAGCTGGCCATCGACCTGGGCGCGGTCGCTTTCCATCCATTCCTGCTGGTGCCGACCGGACGAGCCAAGGACGAGCTCGCCGACCAGGAGCTCTCGCCATCACAATACGAGGAGACCCTCAACTGGGTCTACGACCAGCGCGAGACCGTGCCGCTCAACTTCAAGCCGACCTGCGCGCCGCATTATTACCGCATCCTCAGGCAGAGGGCCCACGCCGAGGGCAAGAAGGTCACGGTGGAGACCCACGGCATGGACGCCATGAGCAAGGGCTGCCTCGGCGGCCAGGGCTTCTGTTTCATCTCCTACAAGGGCGAGGTTCAGATTTGTGGCTTCCTTGATGTAAAATGCGGCGACCTCAACGAGCAGAGCTTCGGCGACGTCTGGCATAACTCGCCGGTGTTCAGGGAGATGCGCGACCTCGAGGGTTATCACGGCCGTTGCGGCTATTGCGAATACCGCCGTTTCTGCGGCGGCTGCCGGGCGCGGGCCTACGAAGAAACAGGAGATTATCTGGCCGAAGAGCCTTACTGCGTGTACGAGCCCAAGGCCAGGAAAAAAACTTAG
- a CDS encoding radical SAM protein — MIDITRLYCDRDTPADSLRYGHGNQKDQEMKGMPYIPRQPKTAAERRPVVAWNTSRTCNLKCVHCYTDSESKKYEGELTTEEGKALIDDLAQFQIPALLFSGGEPLMRKDLFELVGHAVSLGIRPTLSTNGTLITRDVAQTIKDLGFTYVGISLDGIGDINDAFRGHKGAFDKAMAGFRNCKAVEQRVGLRLTLTRHNYKDLHRIFDFIEAEGIDRACFYHLVYSGRGKESDDLTHEESRDALDIILARTKDMHDRGLEKDILTVDNHVDGIYLYMKLLEESPERAEAVMKLLKWNGGGLYSSGVGFSDIDFKGNVHADQFWMHYSFGNVRERPFSEIWMDTSDPLMAGLKDRRSHIHGRCASCKWFDACGGALRVRADLVYGDPWAPDPACYLTDEEIG, encoded by the coding sequence ATGATCGACATCACCCGCCTATATTGCGACCGCGATACGCCCGCCGATTCGCTGCGTTACGGGCATGGCAACCAGAAGGACCAGGAGATGAAGGGCATGCCCTACATCCCGCGCCAGCCCAAGACCGCAGCCGAGCGCCGTCCCGTGGTCGCCTGGAACACCAGCCGCACCTGCAACCTCAAGTGCGTGCACTGCTACACCGACTCCGAATCGAAAAAATACGAGGGCGAGCTGACGACCGAAGAGGGCAAGGCCCTCATCGACGACCTGGCGCAGTTCCAGATACCGGCGCTGCTCTTTTCCGGCGGCGAGCCGCTGATGCGCAAGGATCTCTTCGAGCTGGTCGGCCACGCGGTCTCGCTGGGCATCCGCCCGACGCTCTCGACCAACGGCACGCTCATCACCCGCGACGTGGCCCAGACGATCAAGGACCTGGGCTTCACCTACGTCGGCATCAGCCTTGACGGCATCGGCGACATCAACGACGCCTTCCGCGGCCACAAGGGCGCCTTCGATAAGGCGATGGCGGGATTCCGCAACTGCAAGGCGGTCGAGCAGCGGGTCGGCCTGAGGCTGACGCTCACCCGGCACAACTACAAGGACCTCCACCGCATCTTCGACTTTATCGAGGCCGAGGGCATCGATAGAGCATGTTTCTACCATCTTGTCTATTCCGGGCGCGGCAAGGAGAGCGACGACCTCACCCATGAGGAGAGCCGCGACGCGCTCGACATCATCCTCGCCCGCACCAAGGACATGCACGACCGCGGCCTGGAAAAGGACATCCTCACCGTGGACAATCACGTCGACGGCATCTACCTGTACATGAAGCTGCTGGAGGAATCCCCGGAGCGGGCCGAGGCCGTGATGAAGCTGCTGAAATGGAACGGCGGCGGCCTCTACAGTTCCGGCGTGGGCTTCAGCGACATCGATTTCAAGGGCAACGTCCATGCCGACCAGTTCTGGATGCACTACAGCTTCGGCAACGTCCGCGAGCGGCCTTTCAGCGAGATATGGATGGACACCTCCGACCCGCTGATGGCCGGGCTCAAGGACCGGCGCAGCCACATCCACGGCCGCTGCGCTTCCTGCAAATGGTTCGATGCCTGCGGCGGCGCACTGCGCGTGCGCGCCGACCTGGTTTATGGCGACCCCTGGGCCCCCGATCCGGCCTGCTACCTCACCGACGAGGAGATTGGCTGA
- the cobA gene encoding uroporphyrinogen-III C-methyltransferase — MNDKTGKVFLVGAGPGDPGLFTLKGVECMRRADVIVYDYLAGKPLLGYAAPGAELIYVGKKGGDHTMKQPDINQLLVDKALAGNVVTRLKGGDSFIFGRGGEEALALHEAGVPFEVVPGISAGYAVPAYAGIPVTHRGITTDMAFVTGHEDPTKTESTINWEKLSTAVGTIVFFMGVKNLPFIVENLVKNGRSPETPVALIRWGTTPRQETLTGTLSNIVQLVKDRGFKAPAITIVGEVVALREQLHWFEDRPLFGKRVVVTRSRSQASDLVAALAAAGAVPVEFPTIKVTGPDDGYKALDAAIATMRDGVAAEGVAGEGSAAQGAAGNGVAYDWIVFTSVNGVEQFFERLDLAGDVRDLKGIKLGAIGPATAASLARRGLRIDFVPAEYRAEAVLEGLLERGAAGARVLIPRAREAREVLPEKLAEAGAQVEVVNAYETVLDDSGSQEMREMLLSGEIDIITFTSSSTVKNFVKLLEDFDFQALPGSVTIACIGPVTAETARDLGLRVDLVAGEYTIPGLVKALTREEK, encoded by the coding sequence ATGAACGACAAAACGGGTAAAGTATTTCTTGTCGGCGCCGGACCGGGAGATCCCGGACTCTTCACCCTCAAGGGCGTGGAGTGCATGCGGCGTGCCGACGTCATCGTCTACGACTATCTCGCCGGCAAGCCCCTGCTCGGGTATGCCGCTCCCGGCGCCGAGCTCATCTACGTGGGCAAGAAGGGCGGCGACCATACCATGAAGCAGCCAGATATCAATCAGCTGCTCGTGGACAAGGCCCTGGCCGGCAACGTCGTCACGCGGCTCAAGGGCGGCGATTCGTTCATCTTCGGCCGCGGCGGCGAAGAGGCGTTGGCCTTGCATGAGGCGGGGGTACCCTTCGAGGTCGTTCCCGGCATCTCCGCCGGTTACGCCGTGCCGGCTTACGCGGGAATCCCCGTGACCCATCGCGGCATCACGACCGACATGGCCTTCGTGACCGGCCATGAGGATCCTACCAAGACCGAGTCGACTATCAACTGGGAGAAGCTCTCCACGGCCGTGGGCACGATCGTCTTCTTCATGGGCGTCAAGAACCTTCCCTTCATCGTTGAGAACCTGGTGAAGAACGGGCGCAGCCCGGAGACGCCGGTAGCGCTGATCCGCTGGGGCACGACCCCGCGGCAGGAGACTCTTACCGGCACGCTGTCAAATATCGTTCAATTAGTCAAGGACCGCGGCTTCAAGGCGCCGGCGATCACCATCGTCGGCGAAGTGGTGGCGCTGCGGGAGCAACTGCACTGGTTCGAGGACCGTCCCCTGTTCGGCAAACGCGTCGTGGTGACGCGCTCGCGCAGCCAGGCGAGCGACCTGGTGGCGGCGCTGGCGGCAGCCGGCGCGGTGCCGGTGGAATTTCCCACGATCAAGGTGACCGGGCCCGATGACGGCTACAAGGCCCTCGACGCGGCCATCGCCACCATGCGCGATGGCGTTGCGGCCGAAGGCGTAGCCGGCGAGGGCTCCGCGGCCCAGGGCGCGGCCGGCAACGGTGTCGCTTACGACTGGATAGTCTTCACCAGCGTCAACGGCGTCGAGCAGTTTTTCGAACGGCTGGACCTTGCAGGCGACGTTCGCGACCTCAAGGGGATCAAGCTGGGAGCCATCGGCCCGGCGACGGCCGCGTCGCTGGCGCGCCGCGGCCTCAGGATAGATTTCGTGCCCGCGGAGTACCGCGCCGAAGCTGTGCTCGAAGGCCTGCTCGAACGGGGAGCGGCCGGCGCCCGGGTGCTCATTCCCCGCGCCAGGGAAGCGCGCGAGGTGCTTCCGGAGAAGCTGGCCGAAGCCGGCGCCCAGGTCGAGGTCGTCAACGCTTACGAGACCGTGCTCGACGATTCCGGCTCGCAGGAGATGCGGGAAATGCTCTTGAGCGGGGAAATTGATATCATTACTTTTACCAGCTCATCCACGGTCAAGAATTTTGTGAAGCTCCTCGAAGACTTCGATTTCCAGGCTCTCCCCGGGAGTGTAACCATCGCCTGCATCGGCCCCGTGACTGCTGAAACCGCCAGGGACCTGGGTCTCCGGGTCGACCTGGTCGCCGGTGAGTACACCATCCCGGGGCTGGTCAAGGCGCTGACAAGGGAAGAAAAATGA
- a CDS encoding HAD-IA family hydrolase produces MKLPKKCFQGFIFDLDGTLVDTSELITRSFRHAAREVLGEVKPDEVLIANVGQPLMKQMELLGGDKAQELYDVYREYNHAVHDEYIAAYDGIDSLLEELRRRGARLAIVTSKSRETVDMAFRSIPIEPYFDAVVAADDTDEHKPKPKPIQLAMRRLDLTPEESVYIGDSPFDILAGQAAGTATAAVGWGMFAPVRLKELEPDFYFEKPDEILGLCPQGSPGK; encoded by the coding sequence TTGAAACTTCCAAAAAAATGTTTTCAGGGGTTCATCTTCGACCTCGACGGCACCCTGGTCGATACCTCGGAGCTGATCACCCGCTCTTTCCGGCACGCCGCGCGCGAGGTCCTGGGGGAAGTAAAACCGGACGAGGTGCTGATCGCCAACGTTGGCCAGCCGCTGATGAAGCAGATGGAGCTGCTCGGCGGCGACAAGGCGCAGGAGCTTTATGACGTTTACCGCGAGTACAACCACGCCGTGCACGACGAGTACATCGCAGCATACGATGGGATCGATTCGCTGCTGGAAGAGCTGAGGCGCCGCGGCGCCAGGCTGGCCATCGTCACCTCCAAGAGCCGCGAGACGGTGGACATGGCCTTTCGCAGCATCCCCATCGAGCCGTATTTCGACGCCGTGGTCGCCGCTGACGACACCGACGAGCACAAGCCGAAGCCCAAGCCGATCCAGCTGGCGATGCGCCGCCTGGACCTGACTCCGGAAGAGTCGGTCTACATCGGCGACAGCCCTTTCGACATCCTAGCGGGCCAGGCGGCGGGAACCGCCACTGCGGCCGTCGGCTGGGGGATGTTCGCCCCGGTCCGCCTCAAGGAACTGGAGCCGGACTTCTATTTTGAAAAGCCGGATGAGATACTGGGACTCTGCCCCCAGGGCAGCCCCGGCAAATGA